A segment of the Leptolyngbya sp. NIES-3755 genome:
AACAGATCGCGAAATCGATCGTCATTGCCACCAAAGGTTTGCACGGTTTCATTGATGAAATTGTCGATGGTGAAGAATATCGCGAGAACTTTGGCGATGACATCGTGCCATATCAACGCCGTCGGTTAGAAGGTCGCCCGTTTAACTTGACAAATCCGCGTTACAGCGACTTCTGGCGCAATCGTTTGTTAGAACGGGAATTGGCAACTCGATCGTACTATCAAGTTCGCAGCTACAACGCAGGCGACCTGGATAAAGAAGTGATCCGTCAAGCGATTCCATTCACGTTCTTGAACATGGCGCAAAGCTTGAGTACGCCTCATCTCGATACGCAACGCCATGTGGCACGAGCAACATCGAGCGCGATTCAAGTTCCGGATTCGAGCCGTGAAGCTGCTGGAGTGACGAAACCAACAGTGAGCCGTCCGAAGGTGAACTTGCCTTATAGCTACATTCCTGGCACTGCGAAGGTGTAGGAATTGAGCATAGGTTTTCTAAGAGGATGTTTGAAAAGTATCGATCGTTGCATTCACCCGCCCCGGAATAGAATTCGGGGCTAACAGTGCGAAGTCCTGTGAACAGGACTAAAGATGCTCAGTTCGGCTCTCAGTCCCCTTTAGTGGACTTTGTTCTGTTAGCCCCGAATTCATTCCGGGGCGGGACAGCATCGGAGCGAGAAGTCAATTTATGCTTTTCAAACATCCTCTAAGAGAATGTTCTCAGAGTAGTCGATCATTGCTCAGTTCCGCCCCGGAATTCTATTCACGGACGATCGAGCAACGAAGCGAATAACCTCTCGAATCATTTTCTCAAGCGATCGCACAATCCCCTTTTTTACCCTTGATGAACTATGTCGATTCCCTTACTTGAGTACAAACCCTCCTCGCAAAATCAGCGAGTTGATGGGTACGAAGTTCCAGGCGAAGACACTCCCTATATCTATCGTCTTGAAGATTGCGTCGATCAAACCGATATCACCAATCTGATTTGGGCAGCTTATCGGCAAGTGTTCAGCGAACACGTCATCTTACAAAGCAGCCGCCAAAAGAATCTCGAATCCCAACTGAAGAACCGAGCGATTACCGTTCGCGACTTTGTGCGCGGATTGGCAAAGTCGGAAACGTTTAGAACTTTGGTGATCGACAAAAACTCGAACTATCGCTTAGTCGATATTGCTCTGAAGCGCCTACTGGGTCGATCGGCTTACAACAATGAAGAAACGATCGCTTGGTCGATTAAAATCGCGACTCTAGGTTGGGATGGCTTCGTAGATGTACTCCTCGACAGCGAAGAGTATGCGACTGCGTTTGGGGATAACACCGTTCCTTATCAGCGTCGTCGTTACAAAGGTCGTCCGTTTAACTTGGTCACTCCGAGCTATGCGGACTACTGGCGCGATCAGGAAGAAACGAGCCGTTACAAGTGGGGCGATATCAATAACTTCCGGGATCTTGCTCGATCGCTGAACATCAAAACCGTTGAACACAAACCCGTATCGACGGCGAACATTGCGATTCCTGATATGACACGCGACTTGGCGAGTAGTACTCCCGCTTCGATTAGTTCCTCATCGGGTTTCCCATTACGCTAAATCGTGTCCCAGACGCGAGATAATAAGCGTAGCAATGAGATTCATTTCTTCAAAAGTCTTGCTGTTTATTAATACGAGGGAGATTCTGACATGGCATTGCCATTGTTAGCTTATAAGCCGACCACCCAAAACCACCGGGTGAAAAATTTCGGCACTGCTGACCAAAACGAAGACACTCCTTACATCTATCGAATCGAGGATGTAAGCTCTGTAACCGATATGGAGTCGCTGATTTGGGCGGCATATCGTCAAGTGTTCAGCGAACATGAAACCTTGAAGTTCAATCGCCAAATTGCGTCTGAATCTCGTGTGAGAAACGGTGCAATCACGGTGCGCGACTTCATTCGTGAATTGGCAAAATCTGAGCGCTTCTACAGCACTGTAGTGGAAGTGAACAACAACTATCGCTTGGTGCAAATCTGCCTGAAGCGCTTCCTGGGTCGTGATTCTTATGATCGAGATGAAGAAATCGCTTGGTCGATCGTGATCGGAACCAAGGGCTTTAATGGGTTTGTCGATGCTTTGCTCGATAGCGAAGAGTACACGAACGCATTTGGCGATTATACCGTTCCGTATCAGCGTCGTCGGATGGAAGCGCGTCCGTTTAACTTGGATACTCCTCGTTACGGTGAAGACTTCCGCGAAACGGCTGGAACCGTGAAGAACGATTGGCAGTTTGTGGTGCAGAACTACTACTCCAAGAAGTCGCAAGAACGCAACTTGCCCGAAGGTGATCCACGTCGCTTCCTCAGTGTGGCAGCCGCGATCGCTCCGAAGCAGAACTATGGTAGCGTGACTACTTCGACCGATTACATGAGCAAAGTGCCGAACCGCAGTCGTCGTTAAGATTAGCGGTTTCGCTGTGGGCTTAATTTTCGGTTCCAGTTTGTCTTAGATAGATTGGAACCGAGAGTTAAGCCCATTTGTTTTTAGAAATCCTGTATCAAAGTTGATGTGTCTGTCCAACCATAGGCAATTTCAATCAGCTTAGTTCCGCCTCTTTCGATTTCTTTTTCATCTACTTTTTGCCCTCCAAGCGTTTCATAAAAGCGACAGGCAGGATTACTTGCTAACACCCAAACGAGCATTGATCGGATGTTCATTTGATCTAGCTTTTGTGCAACTGCTCGAACTAATTGCCGTCCAACTCCTCTTTGTTGATAGCGATCGAGAATGTAAATCGCGGTAAGTTCGCCTTGATACACTGAATTACCATTGCGTTCCATTGCACCAGAGGCAAAACCAACAATCTGACCTGATTGCTCCTCTGCAACATAGATAAAGCTGTGATCAATAGAGGCATTGTTCAGGATGTGATGCCAACCTTGCTCCCGCCGCTCATAAGATAAATTTGCCAGAAGCTCGTCTGGCATGATTCCTTGATATGTCGATCTCCAAGTATCAACATGAACTCGCGCAATGGTAGGAACATCACCAGTAGTTGCTTCTCGTATCAGCATGAGCGATACCAGATTTTTATTGATTCTCTCTGTCTGATCTTTGCATCTTTCGTGCAATTGCCGCTTGAAGTTTCGCATCAAAATCAGGATCATCGACAGTCGTGATAATTTCACGTGGACGATCGCCGATTCGATCCAAGTATGCTCGAAGAGCCATCTTATCTTCGCGATGTTTGAGAAAGTATTGTTTTAACTCTTCATCGGACATCGCAGTGTAGTTAATTTGACTCATCAGAATACCTCTCCAGTTGGCGTGATTTGGAATTCTAAATCTTCAGTGCTTCCAGCCAGAACGTATAAATTATTTGTTCGATCGTCAATACAAACAAGATGTACAGGCTGAAGCATGATATACGTTAGCCAATAGCTAAGACGGTATAACCCTCTCAATTGAGCATCGGTCGGCATCTAAATTCTTACTCCACACACCTTAATCTTAGCATT
Coding sequences within it:
- a CDS encoding phycobilisome 31kDa rod-core linker polypeptide (ab initio prediction:Prodigal:2.6;~similar to AA sequence:cyanobase_aa:tlr1963) translates to MAIPLLKVNPKTQNQRVDGYDVPDEDDPVIYRLTDARSAEDVDRIIWAAYRQIFAEHLILKSHRQVFLESQLRNRAIGVADFVRGLGKSEVYRELVADTNSNYRLVDITLKRFLGRASYGRDEQIAKSIVIATKGLHGFIDEIVDGEEYRENFGDDIVPYQRRRLEGRPFNLTNPRYSDFWRNRLLERELATRSYYQVRSYNAGDLDKEVIRQAIPFTFLNMAQSLSTPHLDTQRHVARATSSAIQVPDSSREAAGVTKPTVSRPKVNLPYSYIPGTAKV
- a CDS encoding phycobilisome 29kDa rod-core linker polypeptide (ab initio prediction:Prodigal:2.6;~similar to AA sequence:cyanobase_aa:tlr1964), whose product is MSIPLLEYKPSSQNQRVDGYEVPGEDTPYIYRLEDCVDQTDITNLIWAAYRQVFSEHVILQSSRQKNLESQLKNRAITVRDFVRGLAKSETFRTLVIDKNSNYRLVDIALKRLLGRSAYNNEETIAWSIKIATLGWDGFVDVLLDSEEYATAFGDNTVPYQRRRYKGRPFNLVTPSYADYWRDQEETSRYKWGDINNFRDLARSLNIKTVEHKPVSTANIAIPDMTRDLASSTPASISSSSGFPLR
- a CDS encoding phycobilisome linker polypeptide (similar to AA sequence:cyanobase_aa:Ava_2939), producing MALPLLAYKPTTQNHRVKNFGTADQNEDTPYIYRIEDVSSVTDMESLIWAAYRQVFSEHETLKFNRQIASESRVRNGAITVRDFIRELAKSERFYSTVVEVNNNYRLVQICLKRFLGRDSYDRDEEIAWSIVIGTKGFNGFVDALLDSEEYTNAFGDYTVPYQRRRMEARPFNLDTPRYGEDFRETAGTVKNDWQFVVQNYYSKKSQERNLPEGDPRRFLSVAAAIAPKQNYGSVTTSTDYMSKVPNRSRR
- a CDS encoding GCN5-related N-acetyltransferase (similar to AA sequence:cyanobase_aa:RPA0410), producing MLIREATTGDVPTIARVHVDTWRSTYQGIMPDELLANLSYERREQGWHHILNNASIDHSFIYVAEEQSGQIVGFASGAMERNGNSVYQGELTAIYILDRYQQRGVGRQLVRAVAQKLDQMNIRSMLVWVLASNPACRFYETLGGQKVDEKEIERGGTKLIEIAYGWTDTSTLIQDF
- a CDS encoding hypothetical protein (similar to AA sequence:cyanobase_aa:cce_2018), with the translated sequence MSQINYTAMSDEELKQYFLKHREDKMALRAYLDRIGDRPREIITTVDDPDFDAKLQAAIARKMQRSDRENQ
- a CDS encoding hypothetical protein (similar to AA sequence:cyanobase_aa:cce_2017) produces the protein MPTDAQLRGLYRLSYWLTYIMLQPVHLVCIDDRTNNLYVLAGSTEDLEFQITPTGEVF